Proteins encoded by one window of Arachis ipaensis cultivar K30076 chromosome B04, Araip1.1, whole genome shotgun sequence:
- the LOC107638245 gene encoding stilbene synthase 3-like, translated as MVSVSEIRNGQRTEGPATVLAIGTANPSNCVDQSTYADYYFRITNSEHMTDLKKKFQRICERTQIKNRHMYLTEEILKENPNMCAYKAPSLDAREDMMIREVPRVGKEAATKAIKEWGQPMSKITHLIFCTTSGVVLPGVDYELIILLGLDPSVKRYMMYHQGCFAGGTVLRLAKDLAENNKDARVLIVCSENTSITFRGPSETDMDSLVGQALFADGAAAIIIGSDPVPEVEKPIFEIVSTDQKLVPGSHKAIGGLLREVGLTFYLNKSVPDIISQNINDALSKAFDPLGISDYNSIFWIAHPGGRAILDQVEQKVNLKPEKMKAARDVLSNYGNMSSACVFFIMDLMRKKSLEEGLKTTGEGLDWGVLFGFGPGLTIETVVLHSVAI; from the exons ATGGTATCTGTGAGTGAGATCCGCAATGGTCAAAGAACAGAAGGTCCTGCAACTGTATTGGCGATTGGCACAGCAAATCCATCAAATTGTGTCGATCAGAGCACATATGCTGATTACTATTTCAGAATAACTAATAGCGAGCACATGACTGATCTCAAGAAAAAATTTCAGCGTATTT GTGAGAGAACACAGATCAAGAACAGACATATGTACTTAACAGAAGAGATATTGAAAGAGAATCCTAACATGTGCGCCTACAAGGCCCCGTCGTTGGATGCAAGGGAAGACATGATGATTAGGGAGGTACCAAGAGTTGGAAAAGAAGCTGCAACTAAGGCCATCAAGGAATGGGGTCAGCCAATGTCTAAGATCACACATTTGATTTTCTGCACCACCAGTGGTGTTGTGTTGCCTGGCGTTGATTACGAACTCATCATACTCTTAGGGCTCGACCCAAGCGTCAAGAGGTACATGATGTACCACCAAGGCTGCTTTGCTGGTGGCACTGTCCTTCGCTTGGCTAAGGACTTGGCTGAAAACAACAAAGATGCCCGTGTGCTTATCGTTTGTTCTGAAAATACTTCAATCACTTTCCGTGGTCCTAGTGAGACAGACATGGATAGTCTTGTAGGGCAAGCATTGTTTGCAGATGGAGCTGCTGCGATTATCATTGGTTCTGATCCTGTGCCGGAGGTTGAGAAGCCTATCTTTGAGATTGTTTCGACTGATCAAAAACTTGTCCCTGGCAGTCATAAAGCTATCGGTGGTCTCCTTCGTGAAGTTGGCCTTACATTCTATCTTAACAAGAGTGTTCCTGATATTATTTCACAAAATATCAACGACGCACTCAGTAAAGCTTTTGATCCATTGGGTATATCTGATTATAACTCAATATTTTGGATTGCACATCCTGGTGGGCGTGCAATTTTAGACCAGGTTGAACAGAAAGTGAACTTAAAACCAGAAAAGATGAAAGCTGCTAGAGATGTGCTTAGCAATTATGGTAACATGTCAAGTGCATGTGTGTTTTTTATCATGGATTTAATGAGGAAGAAGTCTCTTGAAGAAGGACTTAAAACTACCGGTGAAGGACTTGATTGGGGTGTACTTTTTGGCTTTGGTCCTGGTCTCACTATTGAAACCGTTGTTCTCCACAGTGTGGCTATTTGA